Within Hypomesus transpacificus isolate Combined female chromosome 10, fHypTra1, whole genome shotgun sequence, the genomic segment GGCACAGTGATATAGGCAGCTTGGCAGGCCACTGTAAAGAGGCCAGTTGACCCTCCACTCCGTCCAGCCTGATGATGGGTCACGTCTTTTGGATTCAACTTCCAGATCAAAGGTGAGGAATCAAAGATTCCTTTATGTGATCTCTCAAAAGGCCAGGTTTTTTttagaaatatatttttgtacaCAATTATAATTCTAGTTTCAAATGACCAGAGGCGATTGTAGTTAAAATACTGCACTATAATAAAATAACTTCTACAGTACTGCATTTTTCTGCTGTACATTTAAAAGTCTAACAAAGTGTGATTGTTGGTTACACAAAGACAAATATCTATTCATGTCAGCAGTTTGGTTGGTATATGTTGTAGAATCGACTGTCCCGTTAACCAGCATTGGACAAATCACCAAACATTTGTTGCAATGTCTCTCTCAAGTGGTGGATGATAGACATTGCGTCTCACCTTAAAAAATACATCCACTTAGGTTTCATTAGTCTCTTGTAGATTATAAAAACATACACTCTCTTTCCCCAACAGACGGCTTGGCTCCATGTCTTGTTGAATAGCTTTTAAGTTTAGTTCCAATAGTTTCCATGCACCATGGAAAAGAAGGAATGGTTTTCttgccactgtctctctctctctctctctctctctcgctctctctctctctctctctctccatctataaCAGTGCTGATTCTTATAGAGGTATCCTTCTCATGAATCTTCATCCATACGACACCACACCCTCATCTAAACACAGGCAAAACAGAAAAGATTCAAATGACATCAGCAAAGGACACAGCTAGTAAAGCTGTAGACGGGTGTACCGAGTGGTTAGGGTACCCAGAGACATGCCTGGAAGGCAACACAAACAGCTACCTAGTCTTGGCAGAGCTACAGATCCAGGAACTAGCGACCACCGCTAGCGTTCACCAGCCCATGGAAGTCCTCCCAGGCCCTAAGGACACACACCCAGTGATTCAAGAGGTTGGCAAAGCCTTTGCTGGAATGTCGGTGTGTGTTAGCCCAGAAATGTGAGATGTAAACATACTtgatgctgtctgtgtgtgtcttgtactCCATGATGGTGTTGGGGGGAAGATTGAGCACCCTGCGCAGAGTGTCTCGAATGCGGGCAGTGGTGGCCTGGTCACTGGCCGTCTTGTTCCAGATGGAAATGATGTCTTCCTGAGGAAGAAAGGACGAGAGTTCAAAACGACtgcagtaaaaaaacaaaaaagatttAATCAGAGCATATCAGCATGCGTGTGCCAGTGCGTCTTTATGCATGCACATGCTTTTCCATATGGCTTGGGTCTATGTGTGTCAGCGtagctgtgggtgtgtgcgtacCTGGAAGCGCACCGACACCACGGCTCCACAGATCTCCTCTCCCACCATGAACTGCTCCCCCAGCAGGGCCAGGATGAGGTTCTCCCAGCAGCGCGAGGCCAGCCCCTTCCTCAGCCGGATAATCCACTTCCCCCCCATCTTATTGGCATCGTCCTGGTGAGGGTTGGAGAGGCACACAGGATCACTGTAATGTAACCCAACTAATGAATAACATTTCACAATTATTTCTTGCAAGTCCAGCCTCGTGTAATACAGATGTTAATGATAATCTATCAAGATTCATCAAAGTGGTGATTCTATACAGTGTTTATCCACAACAGTTGAGGGTGCACGTGCTCTTCACAGATTTGTTTAACGTATTTAGCTGCTCAGTTTTTCATGGCTAAGGGAAGGCTTATGTGCAAATGGACTCAATAGACTCCTACAGTAAAGTCAGAAGAATCCAGTAAAGTACCCACCTCCCACATGGGTTTGATGCCTTCTTTGAAGAGGTGGAAGTCACTGTGACCAGTCAAGTCTCCAGGACGGACCATGTGACTGTAGAAGCGCCAGAACTGTTCCACCTGGAGACAAACAGTGGATAGACAACATTGTTTACACATTACTATCTCTTACTAACACTGGATAGACAACATTGTTAACACATTACTATCACTCACTAACACTGGATAGACAACATTGTTAACACATTACTATCACTCACTAACACTGGATAGACAACATTGTTAACACATTACTATCATTCACTAACACTGGATACTAGACAACATTGTTAACACATCACTATCACTCACTAACACTGGATAGACAACATTGTTAACACATTACTATCATTCACTAACACTGGATAGACAACATTGTTAACACATTACTATCATTCACTAACACTGGTTCGGCAACTTACATAACCCATTACTGTAATTCACTGACACTGGTTAGACAATACTATTAACACGTTACTGTCATGTTGCCCAAACCAGCACTATGAGTCACAGAACAGgccactcagacacacagtgcgtgtgtgtgtagagagagggcaGGCCGGAGGCGAGGCTGACAGACCGAGGCAAAGCTGCCGATCTGCTTGATGTTCTGTTCGTAGCTCTGGGTGCTGCTGGGCCGGCCTGGCGTGCGTCTGGAGTACCAGAAGGCGTAGTTGTACTGGAGAGGATGCTCTCCTGCTCCCGGTACCGCTATCTGAGGACAGAGAGTCACcctcatcgtcatcatcatcattccaCACATACGCACTCATTCAACAGATACATGAaacccactctcacacacaccttcttttTGGCAGGGTTctggtccctctcctcctcctcatgtctTTCCTTCTCACAGTCTTTCGGTGAGCCGTGTTCCTGATCGTGGTCCCCACTATCGTCATCTTTTAGACTGGGGAGGAGAGTAGACAGGTAGGACAACATAAAGTACTGGAGAACGAGTGAAAAGTAATGCGAAGTTTGGTTTGGAGTCTTTTGCTCAAAGCAAGGTGTGGCATTTGCCTCACTGCACGGTATAAAATGTTATTTGAATGCCAGCGCCAAAGCCCTAATGACagggtgcacacacactaagatATACACCCACGTCGGCACCACACTTTGAGTGAATGGGATATATCAACGAAAGTGGCTGCCTCTGgtttaaaataactgaaaagTACCACCAGCGCACGAGGGACTATTTGCAGCCGACTATCCGCgcacctgcccctgcctctcaACTACTTGCAAGCCGAGGATTCAGGCACGGCCCATGGGTCCTTAACGCCATAAATACTACCGCAAAACGAAGCATTCACCGATAGTAAAGGGTGATTTCGCTATTGTCATGCATCATAACTTTTATGATAGCTGTCAACTGCATTGAGACAAAACATGATAAGCACTCGTGTGTTCCCAGACCCTGCAAGACTTCAGTCCAGAGACACACCTCTTTTTCTCCACGCAACTGAGGACCAGTACTTATTTCCCTGGCGATTTTGCATTTGCACTTGTAGCGGGGGGCTCATTCTACGTTAATTGTTCAAAACAGCTTTGATTACTCACGCGTCAAATTTGTTGTTCATTATTTTCTATGTGGGAGTCTTTCGGAGTCCGACCACAGCCCCCTGAATTCCGCAAGAACGGCGGCGCGCACGACTGATGGAGGTGCGCGCGCGTACTGAAAGTTGA encodes:
- the eif4e2 gene encoding eukaryotic translation initiation factor 4E type 2, whose protein sequence is MNNKFDALKDDDSGDHDQEHGSPKDCEKERHEEEERDQNPAKKKIAVPGAGEHPLQYNYAFWYSRRTPGRPSSTQSYEQNIKQIGSFASVEQFWRFYSHMVRPGDLTGHSDFHLFKEGIKPMWEDDANKMGGKWIIRLRKGLASRCWENLILALLGEQFMVGEEICGAVVSVRFQEDIISIWNKTASDQATTARIRDTLRRVLNLPPNTIMEYKTHTDSIKAWEDFHGLVNASGGR